In Bemisia tabaci unplaced genomic scaffold, PGI_BMITA_v3, one genomic interval encodes:
- the LOC140225757 gene encoding uncharacterized protein, which produces MKTIVPSEMFESNTSLFHGVCIYLFYSAIFSCIFFQILQEQPGVSAAREQKTFTNLLGLKNKDPCAAFSASALDPPSSPSQSLLDGRNEGHSPGLRLRGKSGSFKRQRLEEQLNRANEYCKEALKEYRRLPWFKYKFFRCGSPWDAECRAMPNQLRLKCTVNILTWFWEACCRGSGQRVVELKWCVERHRNLH; this is translated from the exons ATGAAGACTATTGTTCCATCAGAAATGTTCGAGTCCAACACGAGTCTTTTCCATGGAGTGTGTATATATCTCTTTTACAGTGCAATTTTCTCAtgtattttcttccaaattcttcAG GAACAACCTGGAGTCTCCGCAGCGCGCGAGCAGAAAACGTTCACTAACTTATTAGGGCTAAAAAACAAGGACCCTTGCGCGGCGTTTTCCGCAAGTGCCCTGGACCCACCTTCGTCGCCTAGCCAATCCCTACTCGATGGACGAAATGAAGGACACAGCCCGGGTCTGCGCCTGAGGGGGAAATCGGGGTCATTTAAGCGCCAACGGCTCGAGGAACAGCTGAACAGGGCCAACGAGTACTGCAAAGAGGCCCTGAAAGAGTACCGGCGGCTGCCCTGGTTCAAGTACAAATTCTTCCGTTGCGGAAGCCCGTGGGACGCTGAGTGCCGCGCTATGCCTAATCAGCTCAGACTCAAGTGCACCGTCAACATACTCACCTGGTTTTGGGAGGCCTGCTGCAGGGGCTCCGGCCAACGGGTTGTCGAACTCAAATGGTGCGTTGAGCGACATCGGAATTTACATTGA